Proteins co-encoded in one Ruegeria sp. YS9 genomic window:
- a CDS encoding GYD domain-containing protein has product MPIFITYASYSQAGVKGMLQKPENRTGPVKALLEKVGGRLLSFYMTTGSNDVVVISEAPDGTDAVAVGMAVAASGAVTNIETVRAWTADEFTSITEKAAALTGSYTPPGG; this is encoded by the coding sequence ATGCCCATTTTCATTACTTACGCATCTTACTCGCAAGCCGGTGTCAAAGGCATGTTGCAAAAGCCCGAGAACCGCACCGGTCCGGTGAAGGCTCTGCTGGAAAAAGTAGGTGGCAGGTTGCTGTCCTTCTACATGACAACCGGCAGCAACGACGTGGTCGTGATCAGCGAAGCCCCTGATGGCACAGACGCCGTGGCCGTTGGCATGGCCGTCGCCGCATCGGGTGCAGTGACGAACATTGAAACCGTTCGCGCCTGGACCGCGGACGAGTTCACGTCGATAACCGAAAAGGCGGCGGCGCTGACCGGCTCCTACACGCCGCCCGGAGGATAG